A stretch of DNA from Rattus rattus isolate New Zealand chromosome 1, Rrattus_CSIRO_v1, whole genome shotgun sequence:
GCACTAGATACAgtgagaaaccccgtctcaaaaaataaggtgggaagaaactgaggaggacaTTAGACATCTACCTCTGATCTCCTTAGGCACATTCATGTACCTACACACGAttgcacacacgtgtatacacatgcacacacatacacacagatgcacacacagatacacgtgTATCTGTATGAGAATACACATGTATCTGCATGCACAAAGTCATGTATCtgcatgtgcgtgcgcgtgtgcatgcacacacacacacacacacacacacacacacacacagagcctagaagaaaggTGATCTTCCCTGCTTCTGAATCACCAACTCCCAGAAGCACCAGAGAGGCCACCACCATGTCCTAGAGTTCCCTCGACAAACGGCAGAGCCACGAAGAGCCTGAGTTTCTCTGAATCTTAGACTCACCTGAGCCTACAATGTAAGGGAAACCCCAGTCCTGTGAAACGAGGAgaagctctctctgtgtgtgtgtgtgtgtgtgtgtgtgtgtgtgtgtgtgtgtgtgtgtgtgtgtaggtgaagACAAGATCAGAGAGGGTCATAGGCGCTCAGATGTCAGTTCAAGAAACACTGCAGGAACACGTCCAGCGTTGAGCTGGCTGAAGGTATGGTGTCGGGGGTCAGGATCAGCATCCTTGGTGCCCTCAGATGAGGAAAGGGTAGAGGTCTGGGATGGTGGTGGGAAAGGAAAGCTTTGTGTTCTGGGCAAAGTTAAAGTGGAGAAGTGTAGCTGGACCAAAGCAGAGGGTAAGAGCGGACTTTTGAAGACCATGTACGCCGACACTCAGCCCAGGCCCCTCCACTCACCGGTCCCTGAGGTGAAACCGGGCTGCTGGAAGTTGTAGCTCTTGATTTCACTGTACCACCTGTCAGCCACTTCCTTTCCTGCACAGAAAAGACACTTCTTGAGAGTTCAGCAATAAAATCTATACaccctctccatcttcttccccaAACCCCAAATCCCCAATTCCACACTGGATATCTGACAAAGCATGGTCATTGAGGTAAAACATCAGGGTTACTCCCTGCGGACTCCTGGGGGCTCAGGAAGAAGACGGTGCCTTCGATGGGTGAGTTGAGTACTGGGGTCGAGGGTCCCCAGATAAGGTAGCCTACATCCTGCCACTGAACCACCATAGCATTGTGGACAAGGTGTCCCCTGCTCTGGACCTCTGCAATGGGAAGGTCACACGGTGCATCCCAAAGGTCTTCTAGCAATGTTTTGAATTTCTGGGAGCCTGTCCCCATGCCACCCGGGGTCTGTTTCTCAAATACCCAAAGGAATAAAGGGAGCTGAGCCAGCAGGCCAAGGGTCCTCACTGCCAATAGAAGGATCTTGAGCATCCACTGTCAGAGTGGTGGAAGGAAGCATTTCCTACGATCTGTTGATCTCAGAGCCACAGCTCCAACCAGGACACAGACGTCAGGATGAGTCACTTTGGGGACCCTTTATAAAAAGCCGAGGCCCAGGTCCTTTTTGAGATCAGCTGTATTGGTGTTTCTAGAGGACAGACCCAGGGGTTGGAAAGTATTTTAAGTTTTCCAAAGTCTGTAACTAGGATACGTCAACCCAAACATCCCTGCGTAGGAACGGAAAAGCCAGAGAGAGTACTGGCTTGATCGTGGTGCCCTGGGATCCAGCATAAGGTCGGGCAGAAGAGAGCAGCATCCCTATCAAGTCTGCATCCACACTTCTCCCTTCTCCCGGTCAGGAGAGGCCAGAACCTGGCCCAGAGTCTGCAGCCTGAGGAAGAGACTCAGAGGCCCCACCATCTGCTGCTTTCCAGGCCCATAGCTTTTGGGGTGGGGACAactggtgtgggggtgggggtggagtggggagatGATGCTAGGGAAACCAGGCACTCGGGGAATGCCTTTGGGAGCTCCCAGGAATGTGAGGCCCGGGAAGGAGAGGAGTCATTCACTTGTGGGACTTAAAGCTCCAGAGATAGTGACATCTCTCACTATTTTGCTAAAAAGCTACCTCAGGGCTGTAGGAGTTAGAGACTCAAGAACATTTGCTCAGTGAGGGTGGGGTCATTCCCTTCCAAGCCCTGGGTGGGAAAAtcatctttttcatttcctttttttcccaaagaaaagaaaaatgctcaattcttttttttttccctttctgacgGTGAAagcaagacagctacagtgtgaaaattaataatttaagaaaGCACAGGAAGCCCCAGTGTCTGCGTGAAATGCCCATGCCTCGGACTTGGGCTTCTGCACCGGAGCTGTCTGACTCATCTCTATTTAGGCTCCCAGCCTATTGGCTGTGGGCCAGCTACTGAGGTCAGtccaggagcagatgcagagaattcctgggttttctttcccttcctgggcCTGTGGCTCCACCATCACTAAACCATGAAGGGCAGTGTCAGGAGGAGTGCCCAGAGGCCTCATCCTGAAGTCTGAGCAGAGATGAGATACCTGAGAGTGTCCTACCTGTCTGATCGTAGGATGCCCATGCAAGGTTCTCCCCACACTGGCCACGACTGGACTCTGGGCTGTGTTTGAGAATTCTTGTGCTGGCCAGGGCTTCCGAATACCTGCAAAAATGTGTTTCCTTAGAGCAGGCCCAACCCCGGGACACCTTCACCTCCACCCctgacacactcacaccccaTCCAACGTCTGAGGTTTGTATGGCTGAGCTTCCTTCCCTGTCTGGGCTCAGAGGATAGCAGAAAGACTGGTGCTGTCCAGCTGGGGCCTCCCCACAACCCCATTTTCAGAAGACTGAACTGACTCTCAGGAACTAAGGGACTTTGCCTGGGCCAGCCAGAGAGTGGGTCTTTAAGCCTGGCTCTATCTGGACCCCAATTACATCCCTTCAGCCACCCAAGGCCCTCCATGGCTGCAGAAGCATCTCCATGAACAGCCAGGGCCCAATGGCTGCTGGGGACTCACTGCTGAGCTTCCTGGTTGAGCTTCTTACAGAGCTTCAGTGGCGGGACACCGTGCTGAGCTCGGTACTCGTTGTGGGCCTTCAGGACCTCGTTATTAAACTGTTTGGAAGCTGGAATGATAGAAGAACAGACAGAGCTCAGTGCAGAGGGGAGACCCACCAAAGGCACATTGGCACCCTTCGGCCATGGAGACTGCCGGCCCCTTCCTTGTCATCCGCTCACACCAGCCCTGTTCCACACCAGCGTCCATTCTGCCTCTGTCACCACCATCGCCCTCTGCAGATCAGAACTCTGTAGATTAGACATGGGCCATGTTGGGGACTTGAATCTTTATCTGAGGCAATGGGAGACTGCTGGGCCAAAGCAGGGGACTACATGGATTCAGAaagctgctgctggctgctgttGGGTACTGAGGGAGGTACTGAGCTGGTCAGACATTGCTAGAAGAAAATGTCTGAAGGTGACTGGATACCTCAGACTAGACTAATGGAGTCTGGGAAGAGCTGGGgttgggagctggggagaagTAGCTAAGCTAGGGTGGGTGGTACCATATTGGACCAGTGAATATAAGAGGCACGgtggatggagaaagggaggagggagacacacacacacacacacacagaggattgagagagatagagatagaaatagatagatagatagatagatagatagatagatagatgatagataaatgacagatgataaatgagagatagatagatagatgatatatagatgatagatgatatatggatgatagatgacagagagatgatagataggtgatagatgacagatgatagatgagagatagatagatagatgatagatgatagataaatgattgattgattgatagacagacagacaggtagatgaatagatagaatCAGATGGGgccaagtaaagaaagaaaatcaatggcAGCAGCTTGAGGGATGGACTGAGAGCATAGAGGAGAGGGAAGACGACACCATGGtgatgggaagggaggaaaggaccaGCTGGGTGGGCCTGTGGTGAGGGAAGAGCCTGTCGCACCTGAATTATGAATTCAGCAAAGTTAGGATCAAGAGGCCTGGGGTTAGGGGATGGAGGACAGGAAGGCAAGAATGCTTCCCATCTGAGACAACCCCATCTTTCTCGCCTCTTTCCCCTCTTCAGTGCTTGTCCCAAAGCCTCCAACTTTCCCTCTGACATTCCACCACGCACCAAgcatccctctgcttcctggctatcCAGAACAGCATCTGTGCAGTCCTCCACTGCCAGCACCGACCCGTCCGCTAACTCCTCACAGCCATGCAACCCACTCGGGTACGGACCACCCATCCTGTCCGATGCTAATCTGCTCACCTGCTCCCTGAGCACAGTCCCACATGATGAGGACAGAGCGGGGATGGCCTTGTAAAGCAGACTAACAATGGCGTGAGAGGAGCCTAAAGCCAGTGGCCAGGATAAGATCTCACACCATGAACAGGGAATCTAGGAGTCCATCCCCCTCTGGAGACAGGGCAGGTCTACGAGTGAACACCAGACTGGCCCGTCCGCTAGGAACCTGCCTCGGTCAGGGTAGGAAGCGTGTAGCTACAGTCATGAAGGAAGTGTTTAGGGCTAGctgcaggcaggaggaagaaacagaggtcGTGGTTGGTGATCACAGTGTCCTAGGACTTTCTGACAAATTACAGAGGAGGCAGGATCGCCCTGGGGGGCTGTAAGGCCCAGCAAGGCTGTGTAGGAGATCCAATCTCAGGGACATGTGGTGGGGGAAGGTTGAAAGGGGCTACAAATCTATTTCTGAGGTTTGGGGTAACAGGTGGGGACATGAACAGAAGGCAACATGGTAACACTGCAGACGGTGGAGCCATGACCAGAAATCCTCAGGTCCTGGTGGCCAGAGAAGGTCCACGCCCTTGTGAGACAAAGGACAGGGGTCAGGTATCCTGAGGTGGGAGGAAACAGGCGGTGTTTAATAAGTATAGAGTTTGCAAAGTGAAAAGATCCCGGGGATGCCTCACGGGCAGCTCGACGCCATCTGACATGAGGCAGGTACACGTAGAGCATCTGAGCGTGGGTTTCCGGTCTGGCATGCTGATGTGGACGGGGAACATCAAATCACGGTCTTTGAAAAACCATGGGGAGCAGGGGGCAATGGGAACAAGGGCCACTCCTGCACGCAAGTCGCAAGTCTGGGTCGCTCAGAGTGAGCTAAGGAGCCAGCAGGATGATGTGGTAACCAGAGCCGCAGGCCCCTAGGCCAAGGGTGCTCCACCCTGCCTTgcacaagaggcagagaggagagagtcagAGTGCTGCAGGAAGTTAGACGTGGGGTCCTGTGAGAGAGCGCACGCACTCGGCTCTTTATCCTGGAGATGAGACTGGGGGACACACTCGGGTGGGGGTGCTCTGGTGAATGCTGGGATCCTACAGGACAAAGCTGCAGCCAGCGGGTGGAAAGGGTCCAGTGACAGTTTAGTTACTGGAGCCCTGAGGGAACAGGCTGGGGCCGTGGCAGCCCTGAGAAGTGAGGGTCCACCCCATCTTCAGGACTCCATGATGGCCATCCCTGTCCCCAGAACACCAAGACGATAATGGGAGAGCAGAGAAAGGTGACAGCGTGGCCACACTGAGGTCTGGGTTTAAATGACAGGCAAGGTGTGTATCAGGAAGCGGTTCTGCCCAAGGTTGGCCCACATGTCAGCTTTTTTCAAGTTGTCAGGACTATGAAGCCTCTTCCTGGAAGGCAAGTCACTCCCCCTGGCTGGCACGGGGCCTGCAACCCGTTCTTTCCCCCAGCATGAGACCCCTGGAACGTTCTAGTTCCGTGGGTCCACTGTCCCAGTAGTCTGATGTCTGaagtctgtgtctctctttaagAAATAACATGCTTTGGCCACCGGGGCCTGCAAGGAAGGGGGTCTCCATCCCTTGTAAAGAACCTAACACTTCCAGGGGTTTCCCCACCCTTCAGTAAATAGGCAGGGTAATAAAACAAGGGCTCGAGTGAGCCACAGGGTCACAATGAGGAAGGCACCCTGTCTCAGTGATAATCACAGTCAGGGTCATCCAGAACTTTCACTTGCCATGTCTCAGGCAGACCAGGGAAGGTCTGATGGGACACTGTGAGAGACACGGTGACATGCACATTGTCATGAGATCTTCCTGGAtcagaggcaaggggaggagACGGCCAGGGGTGCAGAAAGGGCCAAGCTATTAGGGACCCAGGAGAAAGGGAGCCACTTTAAAGTGGCTCGGGTGTTGGGGTCAGTCTGTACTGGACCAG
This window harbors:
- the Glipr2 gene encoding Golgi-associated plant pathogenesis-related protein 1, translated to MGKSASKQFNNEVLKAHNEYRAQHGVPPLKLCKKLNQEAQQYSEALASTRILKHSPESSRGQCGENLAWASYDQTGKEVADRWYSEIKSYNFQQPGFTSGTGHFTAMVWKNTKKIGVGKASASDGSSFVVARYFPAGNIVNQGFFEENVPPPKK